DNA sequence from the Rattus rattus isolate New Zealand chromosome 2, Rrattus_CSIRO_v1, whole genome shotgun sequence genome:
TGGTTCATCCAAAGCCAATTCTGGATCGGCAGAGAGTGACTGCACACCGGTCGGTTCGCCGAGTGCCTCTTTCTATGCTAGCCAGCCTGTCAGTCTTCAGTACTTGGCCAGCTGTTTATCTTGCTCCCCTCAGTTACCCGGCCAACCTGTCATCCCTCTGTCACTTATTTGTCCTGTCTCTGTCACAGTCTTCTTCATCCTGTCACCCCTCAGTCACCTTCAGTGTGTCACCAAGTTAACCTGAAAAGAAGCTAGTGGATCACCATTCTACTAACAGAACAAGCCAGAAGCCTGTGAGTTAATGATCAATTTAGTGCCCATGTGAGCTAGATGTGTAAATCAGTAATCCAATAATCCATATCTGTCACAACTGCCAGGTTAATGCATTAATTAGGCTCCCACCAGTCTCTTGGTAAATTAATTCTAATTACACGCTAATTATCTTAGctcttggaaggtggaggcaggagaatgaggatTTCAAGATCATCCTCGGCTATATagaaagaccagcctgggctacatcagacTCCATGtaaaaccaaacaaagagaaaaaaaaatctaacagttGGAGAGCACTTGGCTAGCAAGAGGGTTaaggagagaggcagatagaAGTGTGCCAAGGGAAAACAATTTCGTGGAGCCCTGAGAACAATGAAGTAAAATGAGGAGAAGTGATGAGCAAAGGAAAGCCAGGAAGGGATCCATGAGGAGCCATCCCAGCTGTACTCCTTCAAGTCTGgcagagaagagcaggaagaagtCAGAATTATAAAGCTAGATCGATCCCTACTTCTCCAGCAACAAATCCCACCCACGTGATGTGAATCTGAAAACAAAAGTGGAGATGAGGTGATATTTGACCAGGGTGATGTGGTGATTTGCCAGCAAAGCTTGGGCCAGGATGCAAATTGGGTTTATTCCAATATccagagaggttttttttttttttaaatggttcaATTCCTTTACTCTGTCttcaagtcttttttaaaaaaagatttatttattatatataaacgcaccagaagagggcatcagatcccatgacagatggttgtgagccaccatgtggttgctgggaattgaactcaggacctccggaagagcagtcagtgctctcaaccactgagccatctctccagccccctccagggaggttttttaagttggaaaaaaaaaagaaagagaaaagtcgACAGAACAAAAATGAGACTCATGTTCAGTGTGAACGTAAGGAATGTTTGTAACCTGGAAACCTGGATAGCGTCCTCGTGCCATGAGGGTAGGAGCAATCACTCTTTGTAGGTTTTCCTGTAATCCTGGTACTCAGGAGCCAGACACTAGCCTGGTCTCTACAGCCAGTTATAGCGATCTTCCCGTTTCTGTCTTCCAAGTGATatgattacaggtgtgagctatgAACTTCTGATTGATGTATTCAGACTCATTTCTGGACAGTGCAAGGAACACCAAAAAGTCTAAATTCTACCCGCCCCTCTGAATCCTGTCCCCTACCCCCCACATTTCAACTCAAGTACACTATTCTTTCTCAACAACAGAGGCCTCTTCCATGGTCACCTGGCCCACAGTCATTCCCAACCTGGCCATTTCTTAAATAGCCCCAGTGGAAGAAGTCCAAAGAAACACACGTCTTGACCCCATCTCTGCGTGGTGAACCACCTTTCCATGCATCCCTACTAGCTTTTGAGAGCTTGAAACACCCCAACATGCAGTATCGGGGCTGCACAGAGGGTCTTAGTGGATGTTCCCTATCCCTAGATACACCTGAGCATCTTGTCCCATGTACTTGCTTCTCCGGGTCATCCAATGCTTGGGATGACCAAGAGGGTCTCAAGTACCTGCTTGGCAAGGATGTTTCTGCTCACCCACTTCCTCATCTTCTCCCAGTTGTCATCACCTCATTCCCCACAGGGAATAGCACTGTGTGCCTGGGAATTCTTGCTGTTGCATATGGACCTGCCACATCCACACCTCGGTGAGTCGGACAAACAGCACTTCTAGAGCTGTCTGGGGTAGCTGCAGATGGGActgtgaagaaagaggagagaagagtgtATGGGGCAGAGTAATTCTGGATTAGACATCATCTCtgtgcctagaatcccccagggaggtgCTGAGAGCATAGTTCAGCAGGAGAGCCCCTTCCTAGATTCTCCTAGTGAGGGACTGGGgccgtggctcagtggcagagcctctgcctagaatccctcagtgaggggctgggagtgtggctcagtggaagagcctctgcctagaatctcccagtgaggggctgggagtgtgactcagtggtagagcctctgcctagaatctcccagtgaggggctgggagtgtggctcagtggtagagcattatTCAGCATGTAGGAGGCTTTGAGTTTCACCCCCAGTGTGGGCAACATAAAAAAGAAGGTTGAGTCCTGaaggaagatgaaaaaggaaagtCAGGTCTCAttcctgacccctgacccctgaccccaaCCCTCCCTCTCCACAGAACCTGCCAGACTGCTTAACTCCTTCTGCTCTGTGGAGAAGACATTGCAGTGCAGCTGTTCCTTCCATGGGATCCCCACACCCTCTGTGCAGTGGTGGGTGGATGGTACTCCTGTGGATGTGAACAGTGGACATGGTCACCTCCAGGTGACCTCTACCACACTTGGTCCCTGGGACAACAGCACCCTCAGCCTGGCCAAGGACCCAGAAATAGGCACAGTTCTTCTCTGTGAGGGAAAGAACCAACATGGAATCGATGGTTTGAGCATCCTATTGATGTCGAGTGAGTGTGGGGACCTGGAGACTGGGAGAGGGCAGTGAACAGGGAAGGACTGGcactgaggcagggagagggggcaCAGCTTGGAATCCTATTCTGAGGTCTTAACGGCTTCCTGGGGGAgtgcaagatggctcaacagggaaaggtgcttgctgccaaggctgacagcctaagttcaatccccaggtacCACacggtgggaggagagaacagactactgtacctctgacctccacatgcacactgtggtgcATGTGATGCCTCTCCACcaccacatacaaataaatataatttagagATATGTTTTTACTTATATAAAGAAAGCCTTACCAAAATGCCTTCTATTTTCAGGAAGGAGCCCTTTGGCTCCCCAGATTTTTCTTGAAGCTCTGTTACGAGGCGTTGTCTACGCGGCCTTGGCAGTCACACtactttttctctgcctcctccccttcaTGTGAGTATGCCTTAGCTCGTTTCATGTTACTGCAACAAAACAGCTGAGATGAGCTCATTTATGAAGCACAAAGGTTTACTTATGTCAGGGCTCCAGAGGCCGAGGAAGTGCAAGAGCACAGTGCTGGCATCTAGATCCAGCAAGGGTTTCTTGCTATATCAGCAGGTGAGCTGCAGAGCAAGCACCCTGTCTCATAAAGTTACTAACGCCATCATAAGCAACCCCTCTAATCCTATCTGGCAGCAAGAAGGGTGGTAATTGGAACTGGCTGGCTGTCTatcaggaggagaggaggagaggcgcGCAGTGGTACAGCATGAAGAGGAGGTGCGTTCAAAGGCAAATGCAGGCTGAGAATATTGCtcaggtggtagagtgcttgcctggcatacacGGAGCCACGGGTTCGATCCCAGCACTGTATAACCTGAGTGTGACATTGTGTGCCCATATTCCCAGcatcaggaggtagagacaggaagacgaGAAGTGTAAGGGCATTCTTaatgtagtgagttcaagactggcTTGGAAGGATACATGTCtcaataatcaatcaatcaatcagtcaatcaaatgACAAGCAAGTGCAGACATGGCTCCGTAGTTAAGAGATGAACTTGCAGAGAAGTTGGGTGGCTTTTCCTCGATAAAACAAGCTGGCGGTACTGTCGAGACTCCAGACTTGGATGCTGATCAAAACCAGAGCCCacatggggaggcagagaggaactgAGCAGAAACACATTTCCTCAGAATGAAACTTCTCAGGATGAAGCAGGCAAAGAAGTGTGCGCAGATGAGGGCACAGCAGGACTCTACGGCTGGAACAGACCAGGGATCCCATGTGAAGCCCCA
Encoded proteins:
- the LOC116893338 gene encoding SIGLEC family-like protein 1 — encoded protein: MFLLTHFLIFSQLSSPHSPQGIALCAWEFLLLHMDLPHPHLEPARLLNSFCSVEKTLQCSCSFHGIPTPSVQWWVDGTPVDVNSGHGHLQVTSTTLGPWDNSTLSLAKDPEIGTVLLCEGKNQHGIDGLSILLMSRRSPLAPQIFLEALLRGVVYAALAVTLLFLCLLPFIMKLLRMKQAKKCAQMRAQQDSTAGTDQGSHVKPQKPRKSRSEPPSEDQLLEKEDNLKLRKTMETASYTKFPLPWELQNPMETPEAPGP